DNA sequence from the Mangifera indica cultivar Alphonso chromosome 18, CATAS_Mindica_2.1, whole genome shotgun sequence genome:
TTTCTAAGAGGGAAatgaacgtacaatataattctacgcataGAATAGTCACTGATCTTTTGACtgagattcttccaagaaaagtatatcttgcacatgttaaatttcttggattgcgtagACTATGATTGATGAGGGttaagcttatatattgtactgatgacacaacgtcgaaaaccatgaatttaagctcattttatgttttgaacttacgtcctgaaattcttgggttttcattgcatacacatcgtttttagcttaacaagattataatgtcacataagttagagattggctcactcacacgagcaatgACCTTTGGCGCTAAGAGAACGAGccaagatgagacattattcttaagaaatatgatgctgagagagcataccaatgagagagaaatttctcaagaaaagatttattgaaataaaaatgtcaccttgatgattgatcaagatgaggtcatgaatagatacatttgaaaaaatgatcgatttggattccttacgtccaaataacttgtgaatgtcatatgtgagttcttaatatagataaatacctacaagtgtgaagatgattaagaactcaggttagacgCTAGGTGTAGCGATTGAACTAAAATCTGTACaatgttgtgaatgacatttgagaaaatacacactgtagcacatgattcataccatgtatgcataagtaagacgaccagttaaagtaacagaaggatgaatccctgcttcTTCACTGtatgagactttatgaggattaccttaTGTTGGTACCCGTTGACTTTTTACTGTTgttcgatatttactcttagtgttgctatcttagcttagAACCTATGGCCatgcatgattcggtctatggaacatgactagaaaaacagctaagtttaaattgagaatttcgagtagaagaggaagacttatatgttacgtgtgtccattggccggccgatcatgtcactcatatggagattggacttgatcatggatatataggaaaataacacaatgataaatgagggattaaagggagctagtgttatcaagtaagtctggggtgctgcgagcctaacgctttgtttttgttttattcgggttgaagcggctatgttattcctaacatatgtatagtatttagcTTTCAAGTACAGGTTGCTCATGAGGTCGCACAATACAtgtgcaagtatgaaacgtactgctatatgggatttctgtggctaagcatttggttcaggtcttccatcatgtgtgagtgggagatattggatccgggtccaccGATGACGGGTCGACCTGACCCGATTTGATTAACTACCAAAGGGCAGTTATTAGCTGTTATTAGCGGCTATTATTGGCAATTGGactcttatataaagtcctaactaCCTCCCAAAGCAAATGATGAGATAACGCCATTTTTACAAAGAATCATTCTCTACCTAACACAAAAGCACATATCTTGTCTCTCAAGATAAAAAGCAATACGTGAGCAAATGGTGTCGTGGAAATAAACTAACATTAACACCTCACATAGATTTtgaagacgcttcatcgaaaATTGAAACGGGTACGCgaaatttgtatttacaattTTCACAGAATTTTGAGcctggcatgtttaattatttccaacaatATTGCTCGGAGATTCTTTAGAgatactttatttttaacattattaataaagtttGATGTTATTTAGGTTATATGATAAAAAGTTATGCATGTTGATTTGAGAATTACTTAATTGCATATAGACATGATTATACATGCATGACATAGATTTAGTAGTAGTTTACCCTAAGGGATAAGACTTTTGAGGTAGAGTGTTACATAAATGATGTACataattttgagttttgaacaaataaattatgGTAGTAATGATTAGAGCTTGAAAAGATTTGGGTAGGTCTTCTATGGATATTTGCAAATTGTGTTAAGAGAAATATGagaatatgtaaataaatagaGAAGAAAGGTTAACAACAATGTTTTTACATTGTTCAACTGATGGTAAAAATGTTTATGCCCATGTTGATTTTATTACCTTGTAGTTTAGTATAAGAATAATACAAcagttctctctctctctctctcatttttgTTAATTAGTACCAACTagccatctttcttttttctccatattttatatacatacttttggtGGGAAAAAGACCTTCCCCCACTTCTCCCTCTCTTCccataatttaatcaattattttaaatttaaataattgatttacttctatattgatgacatttatatttatgtagTGATTAATGTATTTACTAGATGACTGTTGTAGCTTAAGATTTGGCTcgtgacttttttttaaaccaCAAAATGATTGTCGAACGTGAAATTATTTGATTGCTTGTCACTGGTCCATTAGTGTCTTTGTCTTTGATATCTTAAATTGTTGTGTTTGGAGGATTATCCTTGAATTGCTCATATTTGTTTCACAAcactaattatttaaaaaaaattcaaatataatcctaaaaatgaatataaattttaaataattaagaaaataattcgttttaatctttaattcgaaagtaattttttaatattatatataacacaattttaaacattaaaactattaaaatttcaattgtattttaattatttaaacattatttttgaattacagaaaaatataactaaaaagtatattttaattatattttaaaaataaatttatttttgaatttaatactTTTAAGTCTCGAACGTTTCATGTGTTTTTagttagacacgtcaattgggtcgAACAAATTAAGGTCTGACCCAAAACACAAAAGTTAACCCTACTTGAAAAGGCTTAGTTtatcactatttaaaaaattaaaaattagaaaaaatttgCTTTCACTTGTGGCAGAAGCAACTGAGGCTTCTAGCTCAAGTAAAAGCAAAGGCAATTGGCTTCTCCCAAAAAGGCAAAAGCCTTCAACAGTTACTAGtcgttgtttaattttttaatttatttatttttctctatataaaccaatTCAACTCTTCTtcgttttcaattttatttactaatcaatcaatttatcaatctcaattcttttattatattcttaatctcattttctcttataaactTTCTTTCGAAAACTATCtgattcgtaaataataattctttgtgtttataattttattttcatttcaattttgttattacAAAAGGAtccaatatcaaatgaattcaatcaatttgaatattatcatgctgacactgatgatattattgataatgcaCAAAGTGGAATAGGTAAAGTATcaacaggtgaaagtggtacagGTACAAGTACAGATTCGCATTATTtgacagagagaaaaagaaaaaaaaggtcaaTGGTGTAGGAGTACTTCGAACGAATAGAGGaaacgataaaaaaaaaattaattcaccGAACAGTATGTAAATATTGTGGTTCTTGTTTGTCATGTGCAAGTACAAATGGCACGAAACATCTTTGGCGACACATTACtaattactgtaaaaaaatttcatatgagCTCAGCggacaaaaataaattgtattcaCCCAATCGCAGTTCGTTAGTCACGAAACCAGTTCAGCAAGAGGTCCTAACAGTTCCGAACACATGGgagaaatgtcaattttcaCGTACAATCAAATGAAGATGCAATACTACATGACCAGATATGTAATTGCTTATGATCAACCtttagttatgcagaagatgaaattttagaatgaattATGCAAAATAATGTTCAACCGACATTTAGAAGAATTTCTAAgtcaactcttaggtcaaaAATCctaagaaattatgaattaatgaaataaaaagttattggagaattaagtaattttaatggtgtcattttaataacttttgatttataGACTATTATATATCAAGATAAAGGATATCCATGTGTAACTatccattatattaattttgattggtaGTTATGCAAagaaattattgtatttagaaatttagaatatttgtatcatggtcttacaatttatcgtgcattagcaaatattttttaggaatataaaattaacaattatattttttcaattacttttgattatgctaaaaataatgataaagttattgaatatatatataatcatttatctcatccatttaatgaaaaattatttcatattaggtgtgtatgtcatgttattaatttaatagtttaagaaAACTTGAGCTTGgctaaaaaacatatacaagtaattagacatgtcattgcatacatttcatCATTCTATCATGGGCATAAGCATAtcattaattatgtaaattaattgagaagaaaaaaaaattaaaagtaaatactaAAACTATGTGAAATTCAATATGCCTCATATTGAAAGTGTGTGAAGGGtataaagtttttataacaCAGTACTTCAATATCCAACCAAAAGATTCTgctagttcttttttttttatagatcaaGATTGGGAGATAGCTATAACTCTAATAAACATGTTAAAGTCATTGAAGACAGTCACAAAGCATTGCTTAGGTGTATATTATCCAACAACTTGctcaataatatatagtatgattgaaattagtgatatttttaaagaatataggTCTTATAAGTCTTATCATACTTTCTAGAATATATCTAGgcaaattgaacaaaaatttaaaaaatattggagtgaaattcccTTACTTTATTTTGTAGCTACTGTTTTATATCTTATgacaaaaactaatggattacaaaatttatttgatgttattaataaaaatttgtcaattaatagcaatgttaattctgttgaatatgtttaagattttttacttgatatctatagtatttataaacaaaaatatagaaGGATTGGATAAAATTCTATACTAGAGGTAAGTTCTAATAGTTTAGGCAAAAAAAAATAGTGCATATGATCTCTTTTACGTAAAGGTAAGTAGTCTGCCAGTCAAagtataaattatgattaattttataattatatcaatattgaccaatatccaaaaattgttcaaagatataatgctaaaaaactagatgttttggcatagTGGAAAGACAAGGTGGAAACTTTTCCTATGCTTGATGTCATGGCccgagatctactaacacctccgATGTTGACTGTAGCATCGAAATCCACTTTTAATGCAGGTGGATGCATGTTGGATGATAGACGATCCAATTTACACCTAAATATAGTCGAAAAGATAATGTATATGAAGGATTGGGTCAACGCTGATTTCAAAATACAGAATCGTATGACAAAAGATATCTTCAAAGAATTAAGAGATTTggatgttaaaatttttttttgtaattgaaatttattatctatctaATGATAAGTTATACTCATATAAGAGTAAACTTGTTAATAGTCACTCTAAATATTACtacatatatacacactctcatttaaatttgtaaataattgaattaattttttttttatataaacattataatgatctttttaatgtatttctaggaatagttttatgtgcaaaATTTAATacagttttaaaataattattaaaacctaaatttttaccAAAACTAAATACTAAGTGAtttattgctaccatttttacaaattattctttacttttattatcactataaataaatatagatttatgtgaaaaactaTACCcgattatttgtgtttgaccgctattttgtctaattttttcGAATGCTTCAACTCTAAGTGCTTTTTGAATGTCTCATATCCACCTCTTTGCTTGAATTTATACatttacttataataatttacaaacaattttaaaattattatcttctttttgtatttttttagaatgaattttgaaaatatcaaaagtaAGAATTTGTTGTGGTTATTGTTCCATCTCCACTTACTGTTGTTGTGGCTCCATCTCTATATATTGACTTCCATTttcttatgttaaaataatCTTCCACAAATTAATCTTCATCTACATTTGATGTATATGAATATTGACTAAATCTCTTACTAGGTGaaaaattttcactacttgctacatttttatactaaatcaaattaattatataattaattaagaaagaTAATgagaacaataataataataggtaataaataaaattaattatagagatgaattccataattaattataaaattgtataatagaaagataataataattaaatcataaaaattaaaattggaattgataaaaataaagagagaatttgattgaaagattaaaagaatattgaaaattgagagaaagagaaataaaaataaatacatgaaagagttgaaagattaaatgaatatttataaggaaaattttatattaaaaattaaaaaattaaatttttttaaattaatgggcCGGGCCTAACTGCCATATAATTGCAGAGGCTGTAGAGCAGCCTTTGCAAAAATATAaacccttttttaattaaaaaatataaaaaaattcaattttttaatttaaaattaataaatttttttaattaaattattaagtcaCTGGTTCATGAATCTTTGAACCAACAGTTTAACTGCCGGTTCATGAACCAATAGTTTgacagttcaaaaaaaaaagaaaaacttgaactaAACCGATAGAATCCTATTCCAATTCTGGCGGTTCTTGTTCTAGTTTTGCGCTGGCCGGTTCATGAGCCAAACTGGCCCATGGCCAGGATTAGCTCTAGGGGAGTCCTTTATTTGTGATTGGTCGGCTCCTACTGGTTAAGCCTCTCTTTCTGGGATAGTCTTTCTATTTTGCCCTGCAGTCTGCCACTTGTGCCAGGGGTAAATTTGGACCCAAAAGTATACCTATGGTGGTTCCCGTAGGACGAGGGACAAATCCAACCCGAGCCGCagtctaataaaaataaaaatagtccTGTAACCATTGACAAAACTGTTCAAAGAATAAGCTCAGACACGATGATCTTTGGTAGACCATGATATAACCACTAATCAATTTTGGCACAAAAACACAATAATGAAACTGAATAAAAAGATGACATTTTCCTACAACTAAAGCAGTGAAGATCACCAACTCACCACCCTGAAAGAGAGATGATTTGATGTCTGACTGCAAAGGCTAAGCCAAGGATCAAGAGAGGTACGAGAAACTGTAAAATCTTAATCACAAACTCAGGAGTCTTGTCATGATTGTATGCAGGCTGCTCTGGTGGGATGTAAAACTGTTTCAGAGGAATGGTTAATGCATCAATATCACCAATGTAGTACTTCTGCATCATCACCCTTGCGGAATCACTATGACCCACATCTTCAAAATCATTTGTCGGATCCTTTCCTGCAAAAAGTTGCacaaaatacacacacacacacacacatatatatatatgtttatataaaagtcGAGGCCAACAGGTACGGCAATTAATGACTTACCAGTTGCAGATAGCAAAACTTCATCCCCACCAGGATGGTTATCCATGAATGGTGTCACATCAGACACCTACATGATGAAAACTTAATTGAAATGTTagtataaactaaaattattgtGTTATAAGCATTTAAATTGTCATCAATTTTTCCCATGTCCAAAATGTTAAGACAAAAAACACTGGGAACTGTTAACTGGTTGTCCTTGTGAAAACACATAAAACTCACTGGTATACgaaatttttgataatgtcaATCAATGCATTTGGTTTAGAAGAcctagaaaattttttttcttattcttgatACCATCAAAATGATGAGTTTCTGTGATTTTAACATGCGGCCATGTGTAGTCCACTGGCCAACATATATTTATCATAGGCAGAAAAGATGGAGAGTAAGACTTAAGAGGTTAGCAAAATtgatagagtattaaaatttttagagaaaaaatatgaattcaagtcTCTATCATACTTATAAAACCTTAACTTACCTCGTATAGTGATTGTAAATTCGATTATTATATTTCAAGGTTGATCCTTCCAactaattcaaataaagtttctcagttaatcaaaaaataaataaataaatacgaAGAGTAAATcaatagtaattatataaatggATGTTATGTGGCAAGATTATTCCAGGTGAAGCAATTGCTTACAGTCTTCCtccaaaatattatcaaaattttattaagctTTTACTGTGAATTTTGAAACGAACTTACAGGAAGTGAGTTCTTATGCCAAATAGTTAGTACTATGTATGactatatcaaaataatttgagGAGGTGAAGGGAggtcaacttaaaaaaaaaaaaaaactataagcTTTTCTGTATTTACAATTGTGTCCTTTATATTATTGAACAATTTTATGCTATAAAATGTATTTCCAATATCCATGAACAAGTAAGCAAACGACAGAGACAAACCAAGTGAGGGAGACTCATACGTGTTCCTTAGCTGCTCACCCCTTTTTCCGCAACATCATCAACCCTCCTCCACCTTCATTTCATATTGTTGTTCAGTTATTCCTTCAAGTATAAATTTCATCCCTTCTTGTTATTTTCACTGTTTTATTGGACTGAATTAGGGTTTGGGTTGAATTGGATTGctaatgttttgtttaaatttgatttttggacTGTTTGTGGAGCTTGTTTGTTTAGGGAGTGATTGTTTCAAAGAACTTATTTATTTTGGGTTATTTCCTGATTGTTTGTAAGCTGTTTGACGAAAAACTTGTTTGAAGTTGGAATAATATTGAGCTTAGGGTGTTTGTGATTTTGTGTTGTGTTACTGTTACCCACTAACCCATCCATctgttttgatttaataaagctgcattttcttttaaatagcATGTCTTCTTTGTTATGTTAATGAATGTATCGCATACATCTGTATTGCATGGAAACATTGCCAATAGAGGGTTTAGAAGTTTTCGAAACATTTCTGAAACGGAACGGCACAAGTACGAAATGTATTGGGGCCGTTTGTGCGAAttcaaaaaaatgttgaaacacATTTCTATTTCCCATGCAACAAAAACACATTGTTAGTTTTGGAAACATGCttctttgaattaaaaaaaaaaaaagattaaaacatTTACAAATAAACCCCCATGTTTTTCGGGATCTGAGTTGTCTAAGTAGTCTTGTTTTCGTTGAATCAAATGAAAGTAGCAAAGGCTAAAAATGAGTTGGAATTAGAGTTTGTTGAGTGGAAGTGTTCCTATTTATTATACATTAATAATTTCTTAGGTGTATAATGAAGTGTCATTGTGATCATCACAACCTAATATTTACTAATACACATGATAGAATTGAACATTTGCAATAAACAACTAGTACACATAGAAATACacatttttattaagaaaaaaatacaaataagaaGTATGATGAACAAGTATATCATCActacatatttattaatacGCATAATATAGTAAAAGGAGATTCCAAcaagattataaataattggACCATAAGCTCTAGAGGGAATATTTTAATCAATGCCTTTGTCTACCAAATGTAAAGGGTTATTCAgttattttcttaattcttaCTATTTTTTAGGATTAAGCTatctcaattaaattaaattaaattttattttattgtttcattagaACAAATTAGTTTCTTGTTAtgtctataatttatttttattgcattttctttattaagtaataatatattgttgtttTGAAATAGTATGGAAAGTCAACAatgattttatcatttgaaCAAGAAGATAATATtgatgattcaaataaaaatgtagAGGTCAACTTGCGAGATCATCCTATGAATATAGGCTTACAAATCTGTATTACAGATCATGATCCTAATATTCAATATCAAATGAGAAGAATTTATTAGAAAAGGGATCCTTGTAACCCTAAAGGCCATGAGTTTCATTTTTGAGATTTTGGTGGATTTTCTAGATGATTAATTGTTTTATGGTTTAATGAATTTAATCAATGGTTAGAATATAGCATAGCAAAAGATgcaattttttgtctttgttgcTATCATTTTAAGCTAGATGTTGGTGAAAAAGGGGTAGTGTCAAAGGTtttcaaattagaaaaagaaaaaaattttgaatgttcATATTGAAAGTGCTAATACTGCTTATAACCAAACTTGAAGATTATGTGAactattattgaattttatagaCACTTCTAAAGCATGAACCAAGTATCAAACTCATTTAAATGCTTCAGTTGATTGtattagttttcttttaagGCAAAGACTAGCATATCATGGTCATGATGAGTTTCTATGATTTATTGTTGATCACAATGAAGAAGTATAAAAATGATGTTGATTTTAAGAATACTCttgataatctcaaattaacATCACCTATGATTCAAAAAGACATTGTAAGTGTTGTTtccaataaaactataagtGTTATCATTACAAATTTAGGAGATTCTTTATTCTCTATATTAATTGATGAATCTCATGATATctctacaaaaaaataaatggcTATTGTTTTGCGTTATATTAACAAGAATGAACTTGTTATAAAGTGTTTCCTAGGTGTTAAATACATTACAAGTAATACAACATTCTCACTTAAGACAACACTTGACAATTTTGTTTTCTAAGCATAGGTTGAGTTTTTCTAAAGTGCGAGTACAAGGTTATAACGAAGTTATTAATATGCGAAGAGAATTCAATGAtttgaaaacattaattttaaaagagagTAGATATGTTTATTGTATTCATTGATTTGCCCATCAACTCTAGTACACTCATGTGGCTTTAGCAAATAACCAAAATGATATTAATGATCCTTTTAAAATTGTGgtgattataattaatattgctAGCACTTTATTAAAACATTGTGATATCTTTAGAAATAAACACACATACAAAGTTATTGAAACACTTTCTAATAGAACACTTTCAAGTGGAAAAGGTCTTAATCAAGAGATAAATTTGAAGCGTGTCAATGATACATATTAGGACTTGTATTATGGTTAATTAATGAGCATAACCTTGTTGTTTTCATCGATTAtcaatgttattaaaattgtaGCAAAAGCTAGGACAAACTCTAAACAAAGATTTCaagcaaaaaaaatattgaaattgttGCAATCAATGGCTTTATGTTTAGTCTAGTTTTGATGAAGGGATGTACTTGGCTGTATAGATAAGCTTTCTCAAGCACTACAAAGAAAATATCACGATATTGTAAATAATTTGGTTGAAGTGTGTAGGCAAGCTTTCCAAATGATGAGAAATAGTGGAAGGAAGACTTTactaaacaaattttaacttgTGTGTGTCAATTATGACATTGATGTTCCAAATATcgatgataaattttttattcaaaggtGATCGCAACATAAGACTTAAAGTATCCCAAATGTGCATCATTAACGCATTAAAGTATTTTATAGTATCCTATATATGCAACTTCAAGAGTTGAATAATCATTTCAATGAGGTAAATATGAATTTccttatttgtttaatatgCTTATgtgcaaataaaattttgttgcttttgataa
Encoded proteins:
- the LOC123201655 gene encoding cytochrome b5-like → MASDSNIYTFEKVVKHNKTKDCWLIVSGKVSDVTPFMDNHPGGDEVLLSATGKDPTNDFEDVGHSDSARVMMQKYYIGDIDALTIPLKQFYIPPEQPAYNHDKTPEFVIKILQFLVPLLILGLAFAVRHQIISLSGW